The Montipora capricornis isolate CH-2021 chromosome 1, ASM3666992v2, whole genome shotgun sequence genome contains a region encoding:
- the LOC138023620 gene encoding uncharacterized protein, with protein MGSPLGPLLANVFMSSIEDTLQRQGKLPSFYRRYVDDTLTVMSDLATATTFLHTLNSAHTSVKFTMEVEKNGKLPFLGTELLNHVPRIETKVYVKPTNTGLLLHYQSHVDNRYKRSLLTTMLDRAHRLSSSWTFFSEECDRLKKVFAHLKYPERLVNSTINTFLHSRIVDKQPSQTPKQPRAIVRVVIPFKDQESANYVKKELKNLSIKVQTTVQPVFVSRKIGQDLKVRETKPQIVNQQRVVYRFQCDLCDAGYVGYTRGHLHTRVDGHKQKTSSVYKHYHEQHGEVPKDLLRRFSILKKCRNKFDCLVNEMLFIRDLKPTLNVQSDSIRAKVFI; from the coding sequence ATGGGGTCCCCTCTCGGGCCCTTATTAGCTAACGTTTTCATGTCATCCATCGAAGATACCCTCCAGCGGCAAGGAAAACTACCATCCTTTTACCGTCGATATGTTGATGACACGCTCACTGTAATGTCTGATTTAGCAACAGCAACTACTTTCCTGCATACCCTCAACAGCGCCCACACTTCGGTCAAATTCACCATGGAGGTGGAAAAGAACGGCAAGCTTCCTTTCCTTGGCACCGAATTACTCAACCATGTACCTcggattgaaaccaaggtttaTGTGAAACCCACAAACACGGGTCTACTATTACACTATCAAAGCCATGTAGACAATCGCTACAAACGGAGCTTACTAACAACCATGCTTGATCGCGCACACCGATTATCTTCCTCCTGGACCTTTTTCTCTGAAGAGTGTGATCGCCTAAAGAAAGTTTTCGCACACCTTAAATACCCGGAACGCTTGGTAAATTCCACCATTAACACCTTCTTACATTCTAGAATCGTTGATAAGCAGCCCTCACAGACGCCCAAACAACCAAGAGCCATTGTTCGTGTGGTCATACCGTTTAAAGACCAGGAATCAGCTAATTATGTTAAGAAAGAGCTCAAGAATCTCAGCATAAAGGTGCAGACAACTGTCCAGCCAGTATTCGTTAGCCGAAAAATTGGCCAAGATCTTAAAGTACGCGAAACTAAGCCACAGATCGTCAACCAACAACGCGTCGTTTAtcgttttcaatgtgacctgtgtgatgcaggttatgtgggCTATACGCGTGGACACTTACACACACGTGTGGATGgacataaacaaaagacatcttCAGTATATAAACACTATCACGAACAGCACGGCGAAGTCCCAAAAGACCTACTGAGGCGATTTAGCATTCTGAAAAAGTGTAGAAATAAGTTCGATTGTTTGGtgaatgaaatgcttttcatcagAGACCTAAAACCCACTCTGAACGTGCAAAGCGATTCAATTCGCGCAaaagtatttatataa